In Streptomyces sp. NBC_00704, a genomic segment contains:
- a CDS encoding catalase — protein MSEANPLQRAARKVTDTLHGDDGTPEDGIPGKPGSESPSVAEPTEPRDPLPPKADQSGPDTASPTGQPTGADQARMAQSGSFLTTAQGTRLHDTDHSLKAGPRGPVLLQDHHLREKVMHFDHERIPERVVHARGAAAHGVFRSYGTAANVTKAAFLATDEETPVFVRFSTVLGSRGSSDTVRDTRGFATKFYTSEGVFDLVGNNMPVFFIQDAIKFPDIIHAGKPHPDREIPQAQSAHDTFWDFVTLHTEAAHHTLWNMSDRGIPRSYRMMEGFGVHTFRLVDAQGATTLVKFHWKPKLGVHSLVWEEAQITNGVDPDFHRRDLADAIEAGAHPQWELGIQTFPDTPDQTFEGIDLLDPTNLVPEELAPVQPVGLLTLNRNPSNFFAETEQVAFHVGHLVPGIDVTDDPLLAGRLFSYLDTQITRLGGPNFPQLPINRPHAPVNDMLRDGMHQTAVHRGVAPYRPNSLDGGCPFTAGADTGAFVEAPVRVPEAAKVREAPESFADHFSQPRRFWLSMSPVEREHIIGAYTFELGKCYEQAIKERALQVLANIDTELCAQVAAGLGLPAPAPTVPHADVEPSPALSQLGRTWPTDGRVIGIVAAGNGDLDEVRAVRESVLASGMVPLIVAPVGGTLGEGGSGPTVQRTYATARSVEFDAVLLAGTPAVGDDTFGARDAKATPAGAPAGVDPRVALLLAEAFRHGKAIGAWSADADVLAAAGVPAHAPGVVLGDSGSAVLERITELLGSHRVWERFSGV, from the coding sequence ATGAGCGAGGCCAACCCCCTCCAGCGAGCAGCCCGGAAGGTCACGGACACGCTGCACGGCGACGACGGGACCCCCGAGGACGGCATCCCCGGGAAGCCGGGTTCCGAGTCGCCGTCCGTCGCGGAACCCACCGAGCCCCGGGACCCGCTGCCGCCGAAGGCGGACCAGAGCGGGCCCGACACCGCGTCGCCGACCGGCCAGCCCACCGGCGCCGACCAGGCCCGCATGGCGCAGTCCGGCAGCTTCCTGACGACCGCGCAGGGGACGCGGCTGCACGACACCGACCACTCGCTCAAGGCCGGACCGCGCGGCCCCGTGCTGCTCCAGGACCACCACCTGCGCGAGAAGGTCATGCACTTCGACCACGAGCGCATCCCGGAGCGCGTGGTCCACGCCCGCGGCGCGGCGGCGCACGGCGTGTTCCGCAGCTACGGCACCGCCGCCAACGTCACCAAGGCCGCGTTCCTCGCCACGGACGAGGAGACCCCGGTCTTCGTGCGCTTCTCCACCGTCCTGGGATCGCGCGGCTCCTCCGACACGGTGCGCGACACCCGGGGCTTCGCGACGAAGTTCTACACGAGCGAAGGCGTCTTCGACCTGGTCGGCAACAACATGCCGGTGTTCTTCATCCAGGACGCCATCAAGTTCCCCGACATCATCCACGCCGGAAAGCCGCACCCGGACCGCGAGATCCCGCAGGCGCAGAGCGCGCACGACACGTTCTGGGACTTCGTCACCCTGCACACCGAGGCGGCCCACCACACCCTGTGGAACATGTCCGACCGGGGCATCCCGCGCTCCTACCGGATGATGGAGGGCTTCGGCGTCCACACCTTCCGCCTCGTCGACGCCCAGGGCGCCACCACCCTCGTCAAGTTCCACTGGAAGCCGAAGCTCGGAGTGCACTCCCTCGTGTGGGAGGAGGCGCAGATCACCAACGGCGTCGACCCCGACTTCCACCGCCGCGACCTCGCCGACGCCATCGAGGCGGGCGCGCACCCGCAGTGGGAGCTGGGCATCCAGACCTTCCCCGACACCCCCGACCAGACCTTCGAGGGCATCGACCTCCTGGACCCGACGAACCTCGTCCCCGAGGAGCTCGCCCCCGTGCAGCCGGTAGGTCTGCTGACCCTGAACCGGAACCCGTCCAACTTCTTCGCCGAGACCGAGCAGGTCGCCTTCCACGTGGGCCACCTCGTGCCCGGCATCGACGTCACCGACGACCCGCTGCTCGCCGGACGTCTGTTCTCCTACCTCGACACCCAGATCACCCGTCTGGGCGGCCCGAACTTCCCCCAGCTGCCCATCAACCGGCCGCACGCGCCCGTCAACGACATGCTGCGGGACGGCATGCACCAGACGGCCGTGCACCGGGGCGTCGCCCCGTACCGGCCCAACTCCCTGGACGGCGGCTGCCCCTTCACCGCAGGGGCCGACACCGGGGCGTTCGTCGAGGCGCCGGTGCGCGTCCCGGAGGCGGCCAAGGTGCGCGAGGCGCCCGAGTCCTTCGCCGACCACTTCAGCCAGCCCCGCCGGTTCTGGCTCAGCATGAGCCCGGTCGAGCGCGAGCACATCATCGGCGCGTACACCTTCGAACTGGGCAAGTGCTACGAACAGGCCATCAAGGAGCGGGCCCTCCAGGTCCTCGCCAACATCGACACGGAACTGTGCGCCCAGGTCGCCGCGGGCCTCGGACTGCCGGCCCCCGCCCCCACCGTGCCGCACGCCGACGTCGAGCCGAGTCCGGCGCTGTCCCAGCTGGGCCGTACCTGGCCCACCGACGGCCGCGTCATCGGGATCGTCGCCGCCGGGAACGGCGACCTGGACGAGGTCCGCGCCGTACGCGAGTCGGTGCTCGCGAGCGGCATGGTGCCCCTGATCGTCGCCCCGGTCGGCGGCACGCTGGGCGAGGGCGGCAGCGGACCGACGGTCCAGCGGACGTACGCGACGGCGCGTTCCGTCGAGTTCGACGCCGTCCTGCTCGCGGGAACCCCCGCGGTCGGCGACGACACCTTCGGCGCCCGTGACGCGAAGGCCACTCCCGCGGGAGCGCCGGCCGGTGTCGATCCGCGCGTGGCACTGCTGCTGGCGGAGGCGTTCCGGCACGGCAAGGCCATCGGCGCCTGGTCGGCGGACGCGGACGTGCTGGCGGCGGCCGGCGTCCCCGCGCACGCGCCCGGCGTCGTCCTGGGCGACTCCGGCTCCGCCGTTCTGGAGCGGATCACCGAGCTGCTGGGCTCCCACCGGGTCTGGGAGCGGTTCTCCGGAGTCTGA
- a CDS encoding hemerythrin domain-containing protein, with protein MSDLDTPRAGDDLSRDDDVVALLMRQHGDIRNLFDEVEATTGDERRDAFRRLVRLLAVHETAEEEVVHPFARRSLPGGEQVVEDRLAEERAAKETLSALDDLDPDDSTFMPQLMKLRKDVQAHARAEERYEFTHIRRSGDSAALAAMAKAVKAAEAMAPTRPHPGVESGAANMMLGPVAALMDRTKDAVRKAMSKDG; from the coding sequence ATGAGCGATCTCGACACCCCGCGGGCAGGCGACGACCTGTCCCGCGACGACGACGTGGTGGCCCTGCTCATGCGCCAGCACGGCGACATCCGCAACCTCTTCGACGAGGTCGAGGCGACCACCGGCGACGAGCGGCGCGACGCATTTCGCCGCCTCGTGCGCCTGCTGGCCGTGCACGAGACGGCCGAGGAGGAGGTCGTCCACCCGTTCGCCCGACGCTCCCTGCCCGGCGGCGAGCAGGTCGTCGAGGACCGGCTCGCCGAGGAGCGCGCCGCCAAGGAGACCCTCTCGGCGCTCGACGACCTCGACCCGGACGACTCCACGTTCATGCCCCAGCTGATGAAGCTGCGCAAGGACGTCCAGGCCCACGCGCGAGCCGAGGAACGCTACGAGTTCACCCACATCCGCCGCAGCGGCGACTCCGCCGCCCTGGCCGCCATGGCCAAGGCCGTCAAGGCGGCCGAGGCCATGGCGCCCACGCGCCCGCACCCGGGCGTCGAGTCGGGTGCGGCGAACATGATGCTCGGGCCGGTCGCCGCGCTCATGGACCGCACCAAGGACGCGGTGCGCAAGGCCATGAGCAAGGACGGCTGA
- a CDS encoding acyltransferase family protein has translation MDSSRPAASAVALAAPPPQAERASGTPARRQVPGLDGLRGLAALYVVLFHCWLYTFPGYPDSSAPAWLDVLMFGRLAVVFFLVLSGFSLAISPAFHDWRSGGVARFLRRRAWRILPPYWAALAISLVISWALVPASHFGPPTGASVLVYGLVAQDMVHAPTPNGAFWSIGVEAELYVLFPLLLLVRRRFGAVALAASVTLPVVALGLAAAHANPVEGENWLAPHLAPVFVAGVAGAAVVAASERVRRLPWAWLAVLAAAPVVLIGYTRGSVWTVHHYFWVDLAVAPAMTMLIAAVATGQPAVLVRLLSTRPVRALGDFSYSLYLIHLPLVMVVIRRVAPRFVAPGMPTFCFTLALALPVSVLAAWLFSRVFEMPFKRNRSWKSMVADGRSRWSARGARDGGRLPEPQAAEN, from the coding sequence GTGGATTCGAGCCGTCCGGCGGCCAGCGCCGTGGCCCTGGCCGCCCCACCGCCGCAGGCGGAGAGGGCGAGCGGGACGCCCGCCCGCCGGCAGGTGCCGGGCCTGGACGGCCTGCGGGGCCTGGCGGCGCTCTACGTCGTGCTGTTCCACTGCTGGCTGTACACCTTCCCGGGATATCCCGACAGTTCAGCTCCCGCCTGGCTGGACGTGCTGATGTTCGGCCGTCTCGCGGTCGTCTTCTTCCTGGTGCTGTCCGGGTTCTCGCTGGCGATCTCCCCGGCCTTCCACGACTGGCGGTCGGGCGGCGTCGCCCGGTTCCTGCGCCGACGCGCCTGGCGCATCCTGCCTCCCTACTGGGCGGCCCTCGCCATCAGCCTGGTCATCTCCTGGGCCCTGGTGCCCGCCTCCCACTTCGGACCGCCCACCGGCGCGTCGGTCCTGGTCTACGGTCTCGTCGCCCAGGACATGGTCCACGCCCCGACACCGAACGGCGCGTTCTGGTCGATCGGCGTCGAGGCCGAGCTGTACGTCCTCTTCCCCCTGCTGCTGCTCGTGCGCAGACGGTTCGGCGCGGTCGCCCTGGCCGCCAGCGTGACGCTTCCCGTAGTGGCGCTCGGGCTGGCGGCCGCCCACGCGAACCCCGTCGAGGGCGAGAACTGGCTCGCCCCGCATCTCGCTCCCGTCTTCGTCGCGGGAGTGGCCGGCGCCGCCGTCGTCGCCGCGTCGGAGCGCGTGCGGCGCCTGCCGTGGGCATGGCTCGCCGTCCTGGCCGCCGCACCGGTCGTCCTCATCGGATACACGCGCGGTTCCGTCTGGACGGTCCATCACTACTTCTGGGTGGACCTCGCCGTCGCGCCCGCCATGACGATGCTCATCGCCGCGGTCGCCACCGGCCAACCCGCGGTCCTCGTCCGGCTCCTGAGCACGCGCCCCGTGCGCGCCCTCGGCGACTTCTCGTACAGCCTCTACCTGATCCACCTGCCGCTCGTCATGGTCGTCATCCGCCGGGTCGCGCCCCGGTTCGTGGCCCCCGGCATGCCCACCTTCTGCTTCACGCTCGCCCTGGCCCTGCCGGTGTCCGTTCTCGCCGCCTGGCTGTTCTCCCGCGTCTTCGAGATGCCCTTCAAGCGCAACAGATCGTGGAAATCCATGGTCGCGGACGGCCGTTCCCGCTGGAGCGCGCGGGGCGCGCGAGACGGCGGACGTCTGCCCGAGCCGCAAGCCGCCGAGAACTGA
- a CDS encoding glycosyltransferase 87 family protein, with protein sequence MTVVGPHPRDTAQPGPPPTGPAAPAPTRAGRARVAATAALVAAVAAAVAGTLHQGDHESVPGRLLAGYGLAWTLFAAAVWSVRKVPARAATVLVLAGAAAIAVAGLTAQPRTSNDMYRYAWDGRVQAAGVSPYAHPPAAPELAPLRDAWLFPDRATCEGWGLTHTAAGLCVRINRPTVPTIYPPVAEGWFFAVHELSPADSRHKPLQVGGAVLAFATTVALLVVLRRRGDPRQAPARAALWGWCPAVSLEAVNNAHIDTLGVLFVVLALGTASAGTRRGALLGAAVAVKLLPVLVLPGALSGQRGPTRVLRVVAAAVAAVALAYLPHVVSSGAGVLGYLPGYLHEEGYEPGHVRRFALLRLLLPDTAAGPAAALLIALAALYVWRRGDPARPWRGALLVTGTALLLFSPSYPWYSLLVVALVALDGRWEWLTVTLAGTVLYLAGRLLPGFPLQAWAYGSAAAVIAVAAWLRSGGARRLPRRRSDAA encoded by the coding sequence ATGACCGTCGTCGGCCCGCACCCGCGGGACACCGCCCAGCCCGGCCCGCCGCCGACGGGCCCCGCCGCCCCGGCCCCCACGCGGGCCGGCCGCGCCCGCGTCGCGGCGACCGCGGCGCTCGTGGCCGCCGTCGCCGCCGCCGTCGCGGGCACCCTCCACCAGGGCGACCACGAGAGCGTCCCCGGCCGCCTGCTCGCCGGATACGGCCTCGCCTGGACGCTGTTCGCCGCCGCCGTGTGGAGCGTGCGCAAGGTCCCGGCCCGTGCCGCGACCGTCCTCGTCCTCGCCGGCGCGGCCGCGATCGCCGTGGCCGGGCTCACCGCCCAGCCCCGCACCAGCAACGACATGTACCGCTACGCCTGGGACGGCCGGGTCCAGGCGGCCGGCGTCTCCCCCTACGCCCACCCGCCGGCCGCCCCGGAACTCGCCCCCCTGCGCGACGCCTGGCTGTTCCCCGACCGGGCCACCTGCGAGGGCTGGGGACTGACCCACACGGCCGCGGGCCTCTGCGTCCGCATCAACCGGCCCACCGTCCCCACGATCTACCCGCCTGTGGCCGAGGGCTGGTTCTTCGCGGTGCACGAACTCTCCCCGGCCGACAGCCGCCACAAGCCGCTCCAGGTGGGCGGAGCGGTCCTGGCCTTCGCCACGACCGTCGCCCTGCTGGTCGTCCTGCGCCGCCGCGGCGACCCGCGGCAGGCTCCCGCGAGGGCCGCACTGTGGGGCTGGTGCCCGGCGGTCTCCCTGGAAGCGGTGAACAACGCCCACATCGACACCCTGGGCGTGCTGTTCGTGGTGCTCGCCCTCGGCACCGCGAGCGCCGGAACCCGCCGGGGCGCCCTGCTGGGCGCCGCCGTCGCCGTCAAGCTGCTGCCCGTCCTCGTCCTGCCCGGAGCCCTGTCGGGCCAGCGCGGGCCGACGCGCGTCCTGCGCGTGGTCGCGGCGGCCGTCGCCGCGGTGGCACTCGCCTATCTGCCCCATGTCGTGAGCTCCGGCGCCGGCGTTCTGGGCTACCTCCCCGGCTACCTCCACGAGGAGGGCTACGAACCGGGCCACGTACGCCGGTTCGCCCTGCTGAGGCTCCTGCTGCCCGACACGGCCGCGGGCCCGGCCGCCGCCCTGCTGATCGCCCTGGCGGCGCTGTACGTGTGGCGGCGCGGGGACCCCGCCCGCCCCTGGCGCGGCGCCCTCCTGGTCACCGGCACGGCCCTGCTCCTGTTCTCGCCCAGCTACCCCTGGTACTCCCTGCTGGTGGTCGCCCTCGTCGCCCTGGACGGCCGCTGGGAATGGCTGACCGTCACCCTCGCCGGCACCGTCCTCTACCTCGCGGGCCGCCTGCTGCCCGGATTCCCCCTCCAGGCCTGGGCCTACGGCAGCGCGGCCGCCGTGATCGCCGTCGCGGCGTGGCTGCGCTCGGGCGGGGCCCGCCGCCTCCCGCGACGCCGCTCGGACGCGGCCTGA
- a CDS encoding SpoIIE family protein phosphatase has product MDHQAETTSGARATGAPEDFAVVIDARGAVTAWSAGAERLLGHRSENVLGRPAARLLAARLPTAMRRHLAAGEPWTSDIALRRSDGDRVEAQLRGTPLTDSGGAIPWVVTPAATTYPAGPTDAAAAELWDLALAQLPLPVAVYDRDARFVACNQVMSRAMGLTQEEMRGLTLWEIHPVPPLDEIDRLQRQVVRTGETIFREEQPFRAPGEVGDHAWSAYLSPLKDRAGAVLGVSALVIDITEQYLARRRLAVLNDAGARIGSTLDVTRTTEELVEVAVSGFADFATVDLLESVVQGHEPQPIPPDTPVQCRRTAQRSVLSGCPESVVRAGDVDVYPPGSPPARVLISGRGAHYRAGDPRLVAWSTSSPARAESIRRFRIHSVMMVPLRARGITLGVMHLLRHRTADAFGEDDLLLAEEIAARAAVSIDNARRYTRERRTALTLQRSLLPERLPLAQAVDLAHRYLPAGAGEEIGGDWFDVIALSGGRVALVVGDVVGHGVRASATMGRLRTAVRTLADADFAPDELLTRLDDLVIRLDREEGPDARRQAEEASAEVGATCLYAVYDPVAGLCDLARAGHPPPVLMTSDGEVRVLDLPAGPPLGLGGLPFESARITMDKGSLLALYTDGLIETPGRDIDVGLDLLTEALRGPAAGLEEVCDEVMRKVRADPPGDDIVLLLARASGLGADQVRTWRLPADPAAVAGARRTASEQLAAWDLNDLEFATELIVSELVTNSIRYGAGPIELRLILADVLICEVSDGSSAAPHLRRARVFDEGGRGLLLVAQVAERWGSRHTATGKTIWAEQPLPR; this is encoded by the coding sequence ATGGACCACCAAGCCGAGACGACCTCAGGAGCGCGAGCCACGGGAGCTCCCGAGGACTTCGCCGTCGTCATCGACGCCCGCGGCGCGGTCACGGCCTGGAGCGCCGGCGCGGAGCGGCTGCTCGGCCACCGGTCCGAGAACGTCCTCGGCCGGCCCGCCGCCCGCCTGCTCGCCGCCAGGCTGCCCACTGCGATGCGCCGCCACCTCGCCGCCGGTGAGCCCTGGACCAGCGACATCGCACTGCGCCGGAGCGACGGCGACCGGGTCGAGGCACAGCTGCGCGGCACACCGCTGACGGACTCCGGCGGCGCGATCCCGTGGGTCGTCACGCCGGCGGCCACGACGTATCCGGCCGGTCCGACCGACGCGGCGGCAGCGGAGCTGTGGGACCTCGCGCTCGCCCAGCTCCCGCTGCCCGTGGCCGTCTACGACCGCGACGCCCGGTTCGTGGCGTGCAACCAGGTGATGAGCCGTGCCATGGGACTCACCCAGGAGGAGATGAGAGGCCTCACGCTGTGGGAGATCCACCCTGTCCCGCCCCTCGACGAGATCGACCGCTTGCAGCGGCAGGTCGTGCGCACCGGAGAGACGATCTTCCGTGAGGAGCAGCCCTTCCGGGCCCCCGGCGAGGTCGGCGATCATGCCTGGTCGGCCTACCTGTCCCCGCTGAAGGACCGGGCGGGCGCGGTCCTCGGGGTGTCGGCCCTGGTCATCGACATCACCGAGCAGTACTTGGCCCGTCGCCGCCTGGCCGTGCTGAACGACGCCGGGGCCCGCATCGGCAGCACCCTGGACGTCACCCGCACGACCGAGGAACTGGTGGAGGTGGCGGTGAGCGGGTTCGCCGACTTCGCCACCGTGGACCTGCTGGAATCCGTCGTCCAGGGACACGAACCGCAGCCGATCCCGCCTGACACGCCGGTGCAGTGCCGCCGCACCGCGCAACGCTCGGTCCTGTCCGGATGCCCCGAATCCGTGGTCCGGGCGGGCGACGTCGACGTCTACCCGCCCGGCTCGCCGCCGGCCCGGGTGCTGATCAGCGGCCGGGGCGCGCACTACCGCGCGGGCGATCCGCGGCTCGTCGCGTGGTCCACGTCCTCCCCGGCCCGCGCCGAGAGCATCAGACGGTTCCGGATCCACTCCGTGATGATGGTGCCGCTGCGCGCCCGGGGCATCACCCTCGGCGTGATGCACCTGCTGCGCCACCGCACCGCGGACGCCTTCGGCGAGGACGACCTGCTGCTCGCCGAGGAGATCGCCGCGAGGGCGGCGGTGAGCATCGACAACGCCCGCCGCTACACGCGCGAGCGCCGGACCGCGCTCACCCTCCAGCGCAGTCTGCTGCCCGAGCGGCTGCCCCTGGCGCAGGCGGTCGACCTCGCCCACCGCTACCTGCCCGCCGGCGCCGGGGAGGAGATCGGCGGGGACTGGTTCGACGTCATCGCCCTGTCCGGGGGACGGGTGGCGCTGGTGGTGGGCGACGTCGTGGGCCACGGCGTGCGCGCCTCGGCGACGATGGGCCGCCTGCGCACCGCGGTGCGGACCCTCGCCGACGCCGACTTCGCGCCCGACGAACTGCTCACCCGCCTCGACGACCTGGTCATCCGCCTCGACCGGGAGGAGGGCCCCGACGCCCGAAGGCAGGCGGAGGAGGCCTCGGCGGAGGTGGGGGCCACCTGCCTCTACGCCGTCTACGACCCCGTCGCGGGCCTGTGCGACCTGGCACGGGCCGGCCATCCGCCGCCCGTCCTGATGACCTCCGACGGCGAAGTCCGGGTCCTCGACCTGCCCGCCGGGCCGCCGCTGGGCCTGGGCGGCCTGCCCTTCGAATCCGCCCGGATCACCATGGACAAGGGCAGTCTCCTCGCCCTGTACACCGACGGTCTGATCGAGACCCCCGGCCGCGACATCGACGTCGGACTGGACCTGCTCACCGAGGCGCTGCGCGGCCCGGCCGCCGGCCTGGAGGAAGTCTGCGACGAGGTGATGCGCAAGGTACGGGCCGACCCGCCCGGCGACGACATCGTCCTGCTGCTGGCCCGGGCGTCCGGTCTCGGAGCCGACCAGGTGCGCACCTGGCGGCTGCCCGCGGACCCGGCGGCCGTCGCCGGGGCCCGCCGGACGGCGAGCGAGCAACTGGCCGCCTGGGATCTGAACGACCTCGAGTTCGCCACCGAGCTGATCGTCAGCGAACTGGTCACCAACTCCATCCGGTACGGCGCCGGCCCCATCGAGCTGCGGCTCATCCTCGCCGACGTGTTGATCTGCGAAGTCTCCGACGGCAGCAGCGCCGCCCCGCACCTGCGGCGGGCCCGTGTCTTCGACGAGGGCGGGCGCGGGCTCCTGCTGGTCGCCCAGGTGGCCGAGCGCTGGGGCAGCCGCCACACCGCCACCGGCAAGACCATCTGGGCCGAACAACCCCTGCCGCGCTGA
- a CDS encoding maleylpyruvate isomerase family mycothiol-dependent enzyme produces the protein MQDTWEFTDLLRLIDDRSHAFRAAISAAPSLDVRVPTCPEWTLYDLVKHLGEGRRVWAATVAAGPDATGKAVPQGDWTAPREREDLPAWLAASTQLLLDALREAGPDRRCWTFWGRSQSPLTATGVARRQLHEIAVHTYDAQLTVGAAQPVPEEVALDGVEEFLSTFGTTDVAWPHEPAVVDYHATEGRSWRSRLSDDGSRLARLPAPGAQPAPDGTPAVAADASMAGTASELVLALHGRIPQDSLKLDGDLRLFEQLMEWDPER, from the coding sequence GTGCAAGACACCTGGGAATTCACCGACTTGCTGCGCCTGATCGACGATCGGTCGCATGCCTTCCGCGCCGCGATATCCGCCGCCCCGAGCCTCGACGTGCGGGTGCCGACCTGCCCCGAGTGGACGCTGTACGACCTCGTGAAGCACCTGGGCGAGGGCCGCCGCGTGTGGGCCGCGACCGTCGCCGCGGGCCCCGACGCCACGGGCAAGGCCGTCCCGCAGGGCGACTGGACCGCGCCCCGCGAGCGCGAGGACCTGCCGGCCTGGCTGGCCGCCTCCACACAGCTTCTGTTGGACGCGCTCCGGGAAGCCGGCCCCGACCGCCGGTGCTGGACGTTCTGGGGCAGGTCGCAGTCGCCGCTGACCGCCACCGGCGTCGCCCGGCGCCAGCTCCACGAGATCGCCGTGCACACCTACGACGCCCAGCTCACCGTCGGCGCCGCGCAACCGGTGCCGGAAGAGGTGGCGCTCGACGGCGTGGAGGAGTTCCTGTCCACGTTCGGCACCACCGACGTCGCATGGCCGCACGAGCCCGCCGTGGTTGACTACCACGCCACCGAGGGCCGCTCCTGGCGCAGCCGGCTCTCCGACGACGGCTCACGGCTCGCCCGTCTGCCCGCGCCCGGCGCACAGCCCGCCCCCGACGGGACGCCGGCCGTCGCCGCCGACGCCTCCATGGCGGGCACGGCCAGCGAACTGGTCCTGGCGCTCCACGGCCGCATTCCGCAGGACTCCCTGAAGCTCGACGGCGACCTGCGCCTCTTCGAGCAGCTCATGGAGTGGGACCCCGAGCGGTAG
- a CDS encoding class I SAM-dependent methyltransferase encodes MWATAVGVARVRALESERENALFHDPLARAFAAAGGLWPSSPTPSSPIASPPPPDDEAARRRRAALAFSIVIRTKFLDDLLRQASASGVRQVVLLGAGMDSRAFRMDWPGQTRLFEVDTAAPLDFKAAVLRRERAVARCERIAVPVDLREDWPGALAAAGHDPEAPTVWIAEGLLIYLPEDAVEELLSRIGARSAPGSRMGLTLGSRGVIERFGADAAPGSAASLWLSEMPDDPVGWLAGHGWEADCHTLRDRAAAYGRPFGTPPRHEERPGGLISAVRR; translated from the coding sequence GTGTGGGCCACGGCGGTGGGCGTGGCCAGGGTGCGCGCGCTGGAGAGCGAGCGCGAGAACGCCCTGTTCCACGACCCACTGGCACGGGCCTTCGCCGCCGCCGGCGGACTGTGGCCCTCGTCGCCGACCCCCTCCTCGCCGATCGCCTCCCCGCCTCCGCCCGACGACGAGGCCGCGCGACGCCGCCGCGCGGCCCTGGCGTTCTCCATCGTCATCAGGACGAAGTTCCTCGACGACCTGCTGCGGCAGGCCTCCGCGTCCGGAGTCCGGCAGGTCGTCCTGCTCGGCGCCGGCATGGACAGCCGCGCCTTCCGGATGGACTGGCCCGGGCAGACCCGGCTGTTCGAGGTCGACACCGCAGCGCCCCTGGACTTCAAGGCCGCGGTGCTGCGCAGGGAGCGGGCCGTCGCACGCTGCGAGCGGATCGCCGTCCCCGTGGATCTGCGCGAGGACTGGCCGGGCGCGCTGGCCGCCGCGGGACACGACCCGGAAGCGCCCACCGTGTGGATCGCCGAAGGACTGCTGATCTATCTGCCCGAGGACGCGGTGGAAGAGCTGCTCTCCCGGATCGGCGCGCGGTCGGCGCCGGGCAGCCGGATGGGGCTGACGCTGGGCTCACGCGGCGTGATCGAGCGCTTCGGCGCGGACGCGGCGCCCGGATCGGCGGCGTCCCTGTGGCTCTCGGAGATGCCCGACGACCCGGTCGGCTGGCTGGCCGGGCACGGCTGGGAGGCCGACTGCCACACCCTGCGCGACCGAGCGGCCGCCTACGGGCGTCCGTTCGGCACCCCGCCGCGGCACGAGGAGCGGCCCGGCGGACTGATCTCGGCGGTCCGCCGGTAG
- a CDS encoding DUF3618 domain-containing protein, with product MTQPPHDEPTASGPEELREQVEQTREELGQTVEALAAKTDVKARAQEKAAEVKDQAAAKAAEVKDQAAAKAGELKEKAAGLAQQAHDKLPDPVRDKAAQAAGQARAKAAQAGQVWQDTAPEPVRQKTARAARLARDNRRLLLAAAAAAAVWLACRRRKG from the coding sequence ATGACCCAGCCGCCCCACGACGAGCCCACCGCGTCCGGCCCCGAGGAGCTGCGCGAGCAGGTCGAGCAGACCAGGGAGGAGCTCGGGCAGACGGTCGAGGCGCTCGCGGCCAAGACCGACGTCAAGGCACGCGCCCAGGAGAAGGCCGCCGAGGTCAAGGACCAGGCCGCGGCCAAGGCCGCCGAGGTCAAGGACCAGGCCGCGGCCAAGGCCGGGGAGTTGAAGGAGAAGGCCGCCGGGCTGGCCCAGCAGGCGCACGACAAGCTGCCCGACCCGGTCAGGGACAAGGCGGCCCAGGCCGCCGGGCAGGCCCGGGCCAAGGCCGCACAGGCCGGACAGGTGTGGCAGGACACGGCCCCCGAGCCGGTGCGGCAGAAGACGGCGCGGGCGGCACGGCTGGCCCGGGACAACCGCAGGCTGCTGCTGGCCGCCGCGGCGGCGGCCGCCGTGTGGCTGGCCTGCCGCCGCCGGAAGGGGTGA